The Cucurbita pepo subsp. pepo cultivar mu-cu-16 chromosome LG15, ASM280686v2, whole genome shotgun sequence genome contains the following window.
aaaaaaaaaaaaaaggaaagaagaaagaaattctcagtttcttttgaaaaacTCATGAAGGTACTTTCTTCCACGGCCAAGGGAGAATCCTTTGGGTTAATGCAGTGATGGCGCTTCTTTGGAGAAATAAAGGAACATTCCAAAAGAAGGCTGCTAGTTGCATTTAGTTTTGGGATTTAGTTAGAATTTTTGCTGGGTGTTCTCCTTCAAAgtcttttgtaattataatttctCTTATATCTTTGCTAGTTGGAGTTCTATCAATCCCCTGGCTCGGTTGGCATGTCTCATTTCCCACCTTTTTGTACTTTACCTTTGGATAATGAAAGTTATTTTTCTTatcgattttgtttttataaatttatgattgtagttaaaaaaatagtttgaaGCTGTATAAATTCCGTAAAGAACaacataaaatacaaattttaaagttcaCCTAGAAACTTGATGTTCATTAAGAACTAGTATTATACTTTTACTCTAAATATCTATGAactgtttaaaattttaatctaaatttgtATCAAGATTTTTACTCGCCTATATTTTGCAAGTTccaattttatatcttatgTATCATATATTTCAATCACGTTTGTatcatttaaagaaaaaatattttaatgctACATCACATTAGTAAACTATTAATGAACTATAACTACGGTCAATAGGAAATTAATTGAAGAATGTTATTATATTAGTgacaaattgaaattttggatATGTTCGGTTCGAAACTAATTGGTTggatacaaaattatatatttgcaGTTTTTGATTTCATGAATTAGTAATATTTGAAATCTTTTTCATCTTGTAGATTGCTTTGAGAAGAGAAAAGCTAGGTGCTTCCGCACCGTTTTGGCGATACTCTGCAGCTTCTTATCCAGATCTCGAAGAAAAGATGCCTGTTAATGCTTCCATGGGAATCGAAAATAAAGCATTCAACGGTGAACTGAGTGAATCCAATTCATCAGTAAGGAGTTTTCCCGCATTCTGGTTTTTGTCCTGAATAGATATACCTCATTGCATCTTTTGTATTGAAACTATGATTGTATATCCTATAACAAGATTGatctaattataatttttttttccaattatgAATCTGGAACCACCTACTAGACATATTTGATGtttattaacattttcaaGATAGGTTATGTTAGTGGCTGGAAACATGTAGGGGCTTCTTTTATGATTTCCTTTTGTACACGTTACTTAGAACCACTTTTGGAAGATCTCATTGAATCTGTGTGGAAAGAGATATATTCTTGATAGTTCTTTTGTTGGAAGTTCTCCCTAGTAGTTGTTTATACCCTATTGTAGAAGGTCTCAAAAAAAATCCTTCGAATGCCTCTCATCTCCTAATTGGTATTTGGGCACAGAAGATAAACGATCAACTTTTCTTGCACTGCCTTCTCACTCAACATGCTTATGGTCTCCTTTTTCTAATGATGCTTTCCCAAAAATTTTGTAGACACCATGTAGCAAGTTTTCCGTGGTCATCTCTGAAAGAAGTTGAGGGTATATGGACAAAATTCCTTGAAAACAATAAGCTGGAAAGTTGGATTGTACAGAAACAGTAGAATGTTTCAGGGGCTGAGGGAATCGATTTGTGATATTTGGAAACTTATGTGTTTCATTAGTGGCTCTACTTGGAGCTCTTCATATCACATTGTATAGTTACGGTGTGGCTATTACTATTGAGATTTATTGAAGGAATAAAAATTGCTGGTACAGTGTTGGTAACTAATGAGTTATAGAGTATTGTAAAAGTGTGAATAAATGTGGTacctaaataaaatagttCTCGACAAAGTGGATGATAAAGTAGACTATATGCATATATTGGGTTTCACAAATGTTACACATGTATCAAGTATTTGATGCATGTCTATTGTCTTTAACGAATGTTTGACACTTGTCGAACAAATGTTAAAGAGTGTTGAgtggggaaaaaaagaaaaaagaacaggaaagaaagaaaaataaattttttatcagATTGCTATGTTATTCTCTGTATGTCTATTACAGATACAAGCAAGTAAACTTCTAGtaatgttttctttctctatgAAGGGAGATGTATATCCCGTGGAGCAGTCAGATGAGTTTACTATCAAACCAGTTCTTGATGCTCACTGGGGAGTACTCAATGACGAAGAtgtaagaaaaatttgatACCTTTGATGCTTCAAAATTATCACTATTGTTATGGTTCTTAATGTCGGGTAGTGGTAGTTACATTATTTACTGCATAATTACTAATTTGGTAGAGTGCTGGATCGTATTTTGCCTTTTCATAGCATAATTCAAGGCTCCTTCTTTTCTATTCGAAACCATTATGGGCATTATAGGGAAATTATATGTTGTCATAGTTTGAGTAATGCTCCTGTATCTGTTTGCCACAACCACGTGGCTAGTTTATGCGTGTTCTATACGTTGAAAATTAAAGTGTTTGTTCATTTTACTGGAATCATTTTACTACGAAAAATTGCAGATGGATGGTCTTCGTTCACATACATTATCTATGCTAGTAAATGATGCTCCAGGTGTTCTTTATATTATCACTGGACTTTTTGCAAGAAGGGGGTATAATATTCAGGTATGTTTAAAATCTCACGGACTGAATCGTATCGATGTTTTGAGGACAACagaattatatttcttttgatatttCCTATCGgagtttttttaatcaaatctaatGAATTCCTTGTTATCAGAGTTTAGCTGTTGGTCATGCAGAAGTTGAGGGTATTTCACGCATAACAACTGTTGTTCCAGGCACGGATGAATCAATCTACAAGTTGGTTCAACAACTTTATAGGCTGGTTGAGGTTCATGAGGTGAATATCATAAGCTTTTTCCCACAAAGTTCATCTTCAAATGCACGTTTGTATCATATTTTCCTCATAAGCACAAATTTCTTCATGTGGTATTCGAGAATACGGACTTTATATGCTGCATTGATCCATGATTGGAACGATCTTGATTCTTGTGTGTTTTGAACAGTAGCAAGATATATATGCTTAGAGCTTTGGAGATCTTCCAATGTTccatcttttcttctcttccaatTATAAGAGATTTAaacttttgtgttttttgCCTTGCTTTTAAGAAACTGTCCTTGGACAAATTGTCTTCAAGGTTAGTAATCTTATCAGAACACTCTATGAGTATGCACTCGATTCTCCTAATAAGCGAGaacatcttttctttttcattttggcaACAAAggagtaattttgaaatgcaTTGTTTGGGCGGTCCACCACAAAGGGTCTAAATCCAATCAGTCTTGGTTATTCCTCTAGGTACGGGATCTGACCAACATTCCATTTTCGGAGCGGGAGCTGATGCTGATTAAAATTGCTGCAAATCCCTCTGCTAGACGTGATGTGCTTGATATTGCTCAAATATTTAGGGCCAAGGCAGTGGATGTCTCTGACCATACCGTAACACTTGAGGTACATAATTCTGAAACTGATACATTCTGCTgcgattttatttttgataaaaattcTGTTTTATCGGTAGTTAACTTATTGAGTcaattagttttaattttgaacttcCACCATCCAATTTAGGGATAAAATTTATACATTTAGTAAATTGCGAGGCTATGTTTGCTaacgattttgtttttagttttttgtgTCGTGAAATTTGTAACGGTTTTCTCCCAATTTTCTTACTATAGTGGCTGTGTTTGATAACgatttcatttttagtttttgtgttgtgaaatttgtaattgttttctCCCAATTTTCATACTATAGTTATTGCTactatcttttatttttttagttttcaaaacttgatttggttttttaaaacacgggtaaataaaaaagcttgaggagaagttgtgtttataagcttaattttcaaaaataaaaaaatcaaatgctTATCGAATAGGGCGAATTTAGTGGTACATCACATTAAATTGACTTCAACGGATACAATACTCATATAGTGATCATTGGGGCCTGTAGAAGAAGTCAATAactataacaaaataaattaaaattatggtGGTCATCTACATCGGAATTGATATTTTACTAGTTTTCTTGACAACCAAGTATAGTAACGTCACTCTTGTCCCGCGAAACTAGTCGATATATACTAGTTGGTCCATTGACTTATAGTTAAGGATATATTAAGAGAAAACCTAATCCCCACAAAATTTCTCACATCGGTTAAGAAATAGACTTGATACTCATTTCATGTATAGTTAAGGATATACCAGAATAGTCATGTGTAGCCAAAACAACATCAAGAACATTATTAGTTTCTCCAtgtatttttgttcatatttcaAGGAGGTCAAATTTGATTCAATAAATTGAAAAGTGTGTCATATAGAGCAACAATTTGTAGTGATGAATTTACTTGATACTCATTTCAGCTTACAGGAGATTTGCATAAGATGGTCGCACTCCAGAGGTTGTTAGAGCCTTATGGCATTTGTGAGGTTTGTACAGAATATCTGAATAAACTCCCTTTTCCCTCCTATTTGAGTTCATAGATAGATGATCTTGGGGTGTTCGTTACAGGTAGCGAGAACCGGACGAATAGCATTGGTGCGTGAGTCGGGAGTAGACTCGAAACATCTTCGTGGATACTCGTTTCCTTTGTAAGTTGAGGTGTGAGGGGCACGAAACATCGCGGTGTTACACTATGGATGATGCCAGAATATGTAAGAATGgtaccaaaaagaaaaagaaaagaactttTCTGCATTGTGTTTATGAAGATACTCAGATGCCCTGGAGCTGACtgaaatgtttgttttttttttttaaatttaggggCAAATTAAAGAGAACTAGTTTTctaacattttgtttgttaaatttttaataatctaaGATGGATATTGCTCTATTCTTTGTTTCAATTTGttaattaacataatttttcatacttaattattgatttttactCTTGGGCTGTTTCATCTCTTAATGAATTATCAACTAAAATTTATGTACAAATGTCTTATAAATTgtaaggattaaaaaaaaaaaaaaaaaaaaaaaaaaaaaaaaaNGCCCGTCTGAGGATTTGGCGAGGTGTTGGAATTCTCGGGTGACTCACCAGAAGACACCCAACAAATCACGAATAATTTCCAAATGTTCTCCACGCACGACTACTTGTCATAAGCTCACatataagaaaaggaaaggtgaaatataaaaagaaaacgacgGAACGGTTTACCCTGTTGGATATAATCGCCAGTGAGATGGAAACTCCCTTCCTTTAGGTATATAAAGGTAGTGCAACACAATGGAAGAGAGGACTAACGAGCCATGGAACACTTTGATGGACACGAGCGATTACCACCAAAGTGGTGTTGTAGCTTTGCCGGCCAAGAGGATGAATTGGTTGCTAGAACAACCTTGAATGTATACATGTACAACactcatgaaattgtatgtgtttgcatttaacccgtcaagatatttatttgaaatattcaagtcacgtgctacttctataGTCTATCAGACGATATCGCAACTCAAGAcgatgacacatgcatagagtagtcacatttgttttttctaGACATAGGCTAGGATAGGATCTAAtcgttcatttattttatttagtctattgttatgtcgttttaaagatggaTTCAAACACACAAGTCCAtaactgtgttttaagatgaaagttatgttttataaaagtttgtATAAGAATATTCCGAGTTCAACATTCATTATATGTATACAGTAACGATCTTAGATTAGGTAGAAAATTTAGAGTcgttacaaaaattttattttaaattatgtaacgggaaccattaaaattttggatataCGTGAAAGATTGATcgtcttcaaatttttttattttggctaaattattaagaaaagcTATTGTgatgattgtttttttgtaacaaaaatgacatttattaaaatcaataaGACACCTCAAAAAGGACGTTGGTCGTGTTCTTCGCCAAATATCTCAAAAGCATTCATGAAGGAAATACTTTGAACATGGAGGACACTATCCAGACAGCTTTCTTAGCTAAATAATTAGCTACACAGTTACACTCTTTGGGCATAGAATAAGAGAACACGATCGCAACAACCAGCACTCGAATGAACATGTTGCGAAAATTCGTCAAACACGTAAACAACTAAGCTGCGGTATAGGTATTTCGCTCTTTTTGAGGATATTCATATCTTATATGGATTAATATGTATTCAACTTTGTGTAGCtcatgttggatgatgaaagttccacgtcagctaatttagagaatgatcatgagtttataatcaaggaataatCTCTCGATTGGTTTGAGGCCTCTTGGAGTAGCCCGaagcatagtaaaaaatgactaagactccaaagaagtcgagcctcgattaaggggagacgtactttgttcgaggggaggtgttggatgacgaaagtcccacatcggcaaGTTGGTTCAAAAATGTTTGAGCAATACAAAATTGTCCTTATTTTCACATCCAATCATTGGATTGTGATAGAATTTGACATCTTCTAGAAGACTCGAAGTTATTTAGATCCCACAGTTGACATTAAAAACCAAGGTCAACAGCACTCTCATCGGAGTAGATATTTACGACAATTATTCcagaaaagtttaaaataaaaaagagaaaatctaGAACAATCAATGACGGTGCAAGCTTTAGTGATGAGGATTCCTAAAACTCGAGTGTGAAGCTTTTAGATTATAGGTTTTTTCTTCCTtggatttcttctaaatttgagGGTTACGGttaatcattttcctttctaCCAACTCAACATGCTCCATATGAGATTTTCAACAAGGTTCATGATGGATTTGAGAGTTGAAAGTGTCCCAAACGTTTCCACCTCCATTAATGGTCGAGTTCCAAAGCTTGAAAATGCACTCTCCAAAGTGGTTGGGATTCAAACATTGATCCGAGGTGAGAATTGTTTCCTAGACTTTGTGATTTGGtgatatttgagtttcataaaattttaaaattgatatcgAAGTAACGGTTACATATGGTATCGAACCAACGAAATCTAAACTCAGCTCAAGCAAACAACAATCCTAtcttttatgttattttatcaCTTTTTAACTTCATTGTAACAATCCTATCTTTCTACCGAAATAGAGTCCCTACTATATGCATGTCGTGGTCTTTTTATACcgaaacatttatttcaaataattcataaaacgatgtcatggacttaaaTGTTCGCATTAAAAGCTTTAAATCATAGcaacaaaaaataatcaatacgaaatataaataaaataaacaaaatattaaaatgatgcACTGATCTAATCTAAGagctacaaaataaataaaatgcaacTATCATATCAATCACAAGTTCCATGATCTTCAATGTGATGTCATCATCATCCGTACAagggtgtcttgcctttacctgaaatataaaaataacacaagacttgagtattttaagaaatactcaataggTGACTTCACTATTCTGGTCAGGGAATACAAACACACACAGAATGATAAGACCTATTATTTACAACCGTTTTCTCTTAGGCGGCTTTTCAGTTTGggcaaattggatgtgtagaaCATCTCTATACACGACCCACATGTGCGAGCGTGGGTCCCCACCAGGCATGTTTGCACACTCCTGGACCTGCTGGTCGGGCTAACATTTGCTAGATTGTTGCCAGACACTTGTAGGGAATAGCGACCGTTGTAGCATCATGGTAAACATGATAATCATTTTAGTCTTATGGTGTACacgtccgtactcatcataaagAGGAAGTATTCTAATGCATGTGAAAATACAATTATACATAAGGTCCCCACACTTTCCATCATGGCGTAATAAATAATGCAAGACAACCCCCATCCTTTCATCACATATTAAACTCGGTAATATGCATACATAGCcttttataaaatcatttcatatataacATAACTTTCAAATCATGCCACAGGGGTGTGCATCGTAGAGtttcttatttcaaaataGATCATTGCGTAGCATAGAATATCATGGCCTAATATAACACATCTTATTACATCATTGCAtctcataacataacataacttaTCGTAACATAACCTGACATCTCACATCACATCACATATTAAAGCATATCACACatatgcacgtgtcatcatacataataaATCCAACCAAACCGATAGTAGAGGCAATTACTTAGTTGGCCTAGGTTAAAGCTACTACGACCTCTTGATGGCTTAAATTGCtctatgaaatttaattctacctATGTAGTTCCATACtcataaattagaattctacTATGGAATTCGGTCActtaattttgcataaaaataatttaaactagctaaaaATAGCCatactaaataatttaaacatgattccaaataatttagttaCTCGTACTAACTTTAAACGCTTTTGAAGAGTTGAAACGAATAGGAAAGGGTCCGAGCGTATCAAATACAAGTCAAATCACCCGAAATGCCGACCTGGAATCGTAATTTAAACTTAtctccaaataatttaaacgaAGTATCCAAATAATTTAGGTAATCATACTAACTTTAAATGCTTCCAAAGAGTTGAAACTAATAGGAAAGAGTCCAAGCGTATCAAATCCAAGCCAAATCACCTGAATGCGACTTAGAGTCGTccgttaggatcgcacaacaacgcacacactcgatcaagatgaacacaaataacagtagagagaaaattcaacgaagaatattggctaaaggttttattgacGACTTCATGTATGTACACCATAGAGAATACATAGAATGAAGAAAGTACATTCTGATAGTACTGCATGGGTAAATATATGGTTTCTGTTTACTAAATATAACTTTAACAGACTTAGCTGCCTACATATATCTAACCAAATACATCTCTACCaaataatatctaccatatatatctctaccagatctttattataaataggCATCAAACTCCATATCCAAACAATCTTCCACTTGTaactgatctagtcaaccaagaatttcattctcagtCTGCATCATAccaattgaggctttgcacaacctcaactTTCGAACATCAACAcaacatgtttgctgaatTCTTTGcacaccctctatcttctgcaaacacatcaccatcttccactaacttctaagtgaaatggtatcgccttctgtgttttgtctttaaatgatagaccgggttcctcACCAACTGCATGACAATCTAACTATCTACCTGAAGAATCTTCTCGCGCTGCTTtttgcctaattcttctaaaTAGTCtatcatccatatcatctcctttctaGCTTTAGCTATTACAACGTACTCAGCCTCATTCATGACTGTCTaccacttggttgtatcctccaactgtagggctTCATCAAGGGACTCTAGTTCCCCTTCATCAGTCACCAACCGATCGAGAAGGTACTTACCTATCTAGTACTCTAATAGCTCTGGATGATCTTTTCAACACCTgctcaggtgtcacttgcttcgcttctggttcctcagcaacaATCTCAGGggtttcttgagtatccgctgcaacatcactaggtgaatctttcagcaactcaaccttAACTTGtacttgcttcgttgtctcGGAACCTTTCTTTAATTCTCTGACAGTCTTTGTGAAACTAAttcgtttctgtttgctcaTAACGCAATTCTCACAAAgactcatatcaacagatttcagaccttccaaAACTCCTTTTGGAGGTAGCATCTTCATTCATTtaacgctcatatgtccaagtctattatGTCAtggacttgaatttgaagcactcccaACAATAGTTATTTTCATACACgctgcagtggtgtataaggtttcagattttgtgccacatgctaccaccatagcactcttcacaatcttccatgAACTCTTCCCGAActctgttgcataacctgtgttATCCAACtaaccaatagagatcaggttcttcttgagaccagaaatatatctaacaTCCTTTAATATCCACTGATTTTTCTGCCGGAGCTTTTATGCATACAtccccttttccttcaatctctaaatttttgttgtcATCAAGATATACCATCTCGAAACTttcagacttgaaatttcgaaagaGCTCTATGTTTggagatgaatgaaaagatgtACCTTAATCCAAAATCCAGAATTCAATCGGACTGCCCACCCtaaggattagagcatccctaatgtcttctgctgaatgTATAGAATCATCGTCATCCTCTGATTTGTGAttctactttctttttgtaCAATCTGCCCAAAACTCACcattttctccacaactcTAGCACTTTACGTTTgatttgtttggagattttctctggttttttttattttgatcgaCCTTTGCTTGGGCCATTcaatttacttcttcccctttggTCAACACTCAAAGCACCACTAGATGAATCCCCAATTTCTTGTTTGTGAATACTTttgctgagaactacatctcagatttcatcaaactttCGTTTCTCAGATCCTCAGGAACGGCTGATCGCGGCgacaacagtatcccacgactcgagtaaagatgacatcaaaatcagtgccttaatttcattttcgaaattaatttccaccaaaCTTAGTTGACTTATAATCATATTGAATTAGTTTATATGATCAGCAATaaatccaccttcagacatttgtagattgaacagCCTCTGCATCAAATATACATTGTTCATAGTCGACGGTTTTTCGTACCTATTTGACAACACCTTCAatagatctgacgttgtcttctccttgatgatgttaaacgccacaTTTCTGGACAGCTTCAACCGGATCAACcttaaggcttgtcgatccttgagcttccactgcttCGTGGTCATAGTATCTGGCTTCACTCCCAACAGGGGTTCGTGAAGACCTTTCTGGTACAAACAATCTTCAAtgtgcatcttccagaaatcGAAGTCggattcatcaaacttttcaattccaatatttgaactttccatcttcacagatcgtggtgaattttgcctcgctctgataccagttgctaggatcgcacaacaacgcaaaCACTCGATCAAAATGAACACCAAGAACAGGAGAGATATTGACGGCAGGtgttattgatgacttcacgtatgtacaccaagagagaatacagagaaggaagaaagtacattttgagactaCTGTCTAATgaggtatatatatggtttccgtttactaaatatagctttaacAAATTTAGTAGCCTACGATATAATCTACCAAATCTTACGAAATATCTCATCATATATATCTCTGTCACATCCTTACGAAATATCTATCATATATATCTCTCCCAATATCGTTATTTAAACTTGtctccaaataatttaaacatagtcatactaaccttaaatGCTTCCAAAGAGTTGAAATTAGTAGAGGGTACGAGCGTATCAAACCCAAACCAAATTAGTCATTTAAACTTGtctccaaataatttaaacgtAGTCATATTAATCTTAAATGCTTTCGAAGAGTTGAAATTAGTAGGAAAGGGTATGGAAATTAGTAAGAAAGGGTACGAGCGTGGAGTTGTCAGAGTTAAAACTAGTAGGAAAGGGTAAGAGTGTGAAGTCGTCAGAACTAACTCCGAACCGCTAAAGTGGAACGAAAGAAAACAATTGTTGTAACTTGGAAAATCATCGGACCTCCCTTTTGTTATAAAATCAACTCTTACTTCCTCAACCTAATAGATTCTAGacaactttcattttctattcttttcttttttatt
Protein-coding sequences here:
- the LOC111811947 gene encoding acetolactate synthase small subunit 2, chloroplastic-like, which encodes MAAISMDSASAISLRPTSSEFSFKILSYSKSSSLSFSSFTKSQGYNHEIRKASLSIKSIAGTSSGPSFSRKNSTTSKIISGVRRHTISVFVGDESGMINRIAGVFARRGYNIESLAVGLNKDKALFTIVVSGTEKVLEQVIEQLHKLVNVLKVEDISSVQQVERELMLIKINADPAYRAEIKRLVDIFRAKIVDISDDSVTIEVTGDPGKMVAFQRNLSKFGIREIARTGKIALRREKLGASAPFWRYSAASYPDLEEKMPVNASMGIENKAFNGELSESNSSGDVYPVEQSDEFTIKPVLDAHWGVLNDEDMDGLRSHTLSMLVNDAPGVLYIITGLFARRGYNIQSLAVGHAEVEGISRITTVVPGTDESIYKLVQQLYRLVEVHEVRDLTNIPFSERELMLIKIAANPSARRDVLDIAQIFRAKAVDVSDHTVTLELTGDLHKMVALQRLLEPYGICEVARTGRIALVRESGVDSKHLRGYSFPL